In the Kribbella sp. NBC_00482 genome, one interval contains:
- a CDS encoding LysR family transcriptional regulator: MLLRQLEYLVALAREKHFARAADACYVSQPSLSAAIRKLEQELDVPIVRRGRRFEGLTPEGERVLLWAQRILAEQDALRHELSMMRGGLNGTLRLGAIPTAMPVVSLLTTPFCERHTNTRVTLESLSSRDITQKLAEFELDVAMTYLDDDTLGQVRKTPLYEERYLLLTPKHSELADLPVATWAQVAELPLCLLSPEMRNRRIMNAYFTDDGVIATPSIESDTVSGLYSHLHGNHWSTVISHAWLHMFGVPDGMRVVPLKRPAHGPRVGLVIAARSPEPVLARALLDVARQAGVHEALDSLLDVHLMGSGYLDIASKSLTVGP, from the coding sequence CCGTCCCTGTCCGCCGCGATCCGCAAGCTCGAGCAGGAGCTCGACGTACCGATCGTGCGCCGCGGCCGCCGCTTCGAGGGCCTGACCCCCGAGGGCGAGCGGGTGCTGCTCTGGGCCCAGCGGATCCTCGCCGAGCAGGACGCGCTCCGGCACGAGCTGTCGATGATGCGCGGCGGGCTGAACGGCACGCTCCGGCTCGGCGCGATCCCGACCGCGATGCCGGTCGTCTCACTCCTGACGACACCGTTCTGCGAGCGCCATACGAACACACGCGTCACGCTCGAGTCGCTGTCGTCGCGGGACATCACGCAGAAGCTGGCGGAGTTCGAGCTGGACGTCGCGATGACGTATCTCGACGACGACACGCTCGGTCAGGTGCGCAAGACGCCGCTGTACGAGGAGCGGTACCTGCTGCTCACCCCGAAGCACAGCGAGCTCGCCGATCTGCCGGTGGCGACGTGGGCGCAGGTCGCCGAACTGCCGCTCTGCCTACTCTCCCCCGAGATGCGCAACCGCCGGATCATGAACGCGTACTTCACCGACGACGGCGTGATCGCGACACCGTCGATCGAGAGCGACACGGTCTCCGGTCTCTACAGTCACCTGCACGGCAACCATTGGTCGACCGTGATCTCGCACGCGTGGCTGCACATGTTCGGCGTACCGGACGGGATGCGCGTCGTACCGCTCAAGCGCCCGGCGCACGGACCGCGGGTCGGCCTGGTGATCGCCGCACGGAGCCCCGAACCCGTGCTCGCCCGCGCACTACTCGACGTCGCCCGGCAAGCCGGCGTACACGAGGCCCTGGACAGCCTGCTCGACGTGCACTTGATGGGTTCGGGCTATCTCGACATAGCGAGCAAGTCTTTGACCGTCGGCCCTTGA
- a CDS encoding NAD-dependent formate dehydrogenase has translation MAKIVCVLYDDPAAGYPTSYARDSIPSIERYPDGQTAPSPKSIDFTPGTLLGSVSGELGLRDFLESQGHKLVILSDKEAALDRELPDADVVISQPFWPAYLTAERIAKAPKLKLAITAGIGSDHVDLDAAIGAGMTVAEVTYSNSISVAEHVVMMILGLVRNYLPSYQVVVDGGWNIADCVARSYDLEGMQVGTVAAGRIGTAVLRRLAPFDVKLHYTDRHRLPESVERELNLTFHPSAADMVPHCDVVTINAPLHPETEGLFGDELLATMKRGTYLINTARAKIADRDAIARALESGQLAGYAGDVWYPQPAPADHPWRTMPHHGMTPHMSGSSLSAQTRYAAGTREILESWLSGTPIRDEYLIVDGGRLAGAGAHAYSTAV, from the coding sequence ATGGCGAAGATTGTGTGCGTGCTGTACGACGACCCTGCCGCCGGCTACCCGACGTCGTACGCCCGCGACAGCATCCCCTCGATCGAGCGCTACCCCGACGGCCAGACGGCGCCGTCGCCGAAGTCGATCGACTTCACACCAGGCACCCTGCTCGGAAGCGTGTCCGGTGAACTCGGACTGCGCGACTTCCTGGAGAGCCAAGGACACAAGCTCGTCATCCTCTCCGACAAGGAGGCCGCGCTCGACCGGGAACTGCCGGACGCCGATGTGGTGATCTCGCAACCGTTCTGGCCGGCGTACCTGACGGCCGAGCGGATCGCGAAGGCACCGAAGCTGAAGCTCGCGATCACCGCCGGGATCGGGTCCGACCACGTCGACCTGGACGCCGCGATCGGCGCCGGCATGACGGTTGCCGAGGTCACCTACTCGAACAGCATCAGCGTCGCCGAGCACGTGGTGATGATGATCCTCGGGCTGGTGCGGAACTACCTCCCGTCGTACCAGGTGGTGGTCGACGGCGGGTGGAACATCGCGGATTGCGTCGCGCGTTCGTACGACCTCGAAGGGATGCAGGTCGGCACGGTCGCAGCCGGCCGGATCGGGACCGCCGTACTGCGGCGGCTGGCACCGTTCGACGTGAAGCTGCACTACACCGACCGGCACCGGCTGCCGGAGTCGGTGGAGCGCGAACTCAACCTCACTTTCCACCCGAGTGCAGCCGACATGGTCCCGCACTGCGACGTCGTCACCATCAACGCGCCGCTACACCCGGAAACCGAGGGGCTGTTCGGCGACGAACTGCTCGCGACCATGAAGCGCGGCACCTACCTGATCAACACCGCCCGCGCGAAGATCGCCGACCGGGACGCGATCGCGCGGGCCCTGGAGAGCGGACAGCTGGCCGGGTACGCCGGTGACGTCTGGTACCCGCAGCCGGCGCCGGCCGACCACCCGTGGCGGACCATGCCCCACCACGGCATGACGCCGCACATGTCCGGCTCGTCACTGTCCGCGCAGACCCGGTACGCCGCGGGCACGCGGGAGATCCTGGAGTCGTGGCTGAGCGGTACGCCGATCCGTGACGAGTACCTGATCGTCGACGGTGGGCGACTGGCCGGTGCCGGCGCGCATGCATACTCCACCGCGGTGTAA